In Campylobacter vulpis, a genomic segment contains:
- the pstC gene encoding phosphate ABC transporter permease subunit PstC codes for MQEKIFKGIFALCALLSIFAVLMICFFLFANALPTITQIGFFDFIFGMDWYPTEEIFGIFPMIVGSIYVTALAILIGVPLGVLSAIYLSRFASKKEQKYILPAVELLGAIPSVVYGFFGLVIIVPLLATTFSGIPGKSVLAAALILSIMILPTIILVSKASIDALPESYYEGALALGASKERSVFFALIPAAKSGILASVILGVGRAIGEAMAVIMVAGNQALIPTSVLEGVRTLTTNIVLEMGYAQDLHREVLIANAVVLFVFILLINTCFNALKKEAK; via the coding sequence ATGCAAGAAAAAATTTTTAAGGGCATTTTTGCCCTTTGTGCTTTACTTTCCATTTTCGCTGTTTTGATGATATGCTTTTTTTTATTTGCGAATGCTCTTCCAACGATTACTCAAATAGGTTTTTTTGATTTTATTTTCGGCATGGATTGGTATCCTACGGAGGAGATTTTTGGCATTTTTCCTATGATAGTGGGAAGCATTTATGTAACGGCTCTTGCGATTTTAATCGGTGTGCCGCTTGGTGTTTTAAGCGCCATTTATCTTTCGCGTTTTGCAAGTAAAAAAGAGCAAAAATATATCCTACCAGCCGTAGAATTACTAGGAGCGATTCCTTCTGTTGTGTATGGATTTTTCGGGCTTGTGATTATCGTCCCCCTTCTTGCGACTACTTTTAGTGGAATTCCTGGAAAAAGCGTTTTGGCAGCGGCTTTGATTTTAAGCATTATGATTTTACCAACCATCATTTTGGTTTCAAAAGCCTCAATTGATGCTTTACCAGAAAGCTATTATGAGGGGGCTTTAGCACTTGGTGCTAGTAAAGAAAGAAGTGTGTTTTTTGCTCTTATCCCAGCGGCTAAAAGTGGAATTTTAGCCTCTGTTATTTTAGGCGTTGGGCGTGCTATTGGTGAGGCTATGGCTGTGATTATGGTTGCGGGTAATCAAGCCCTAATCCCAACAAGCGTTTTAGAGGGCGTTAGAACCCTAACGACAAATATAGTCCTTGAAATGGGCTACGCACAAGATTTACATAGAGAGGTTTTAATCGCAAATGCGGTTGTGCTTTTTGTCTTTATTCTCCTTATCAATACCTGCTTTAACGCTCTAAAAAAGGAGGCTAAATGA
- the pstA gene encoding phosphate ABC transporter permease PstA, producing the protein MKTDRLTLSLAFLMRVSMISVLLIFLILIGFIFIKGIAHLNLEMFAWEYNSNNISMTPAIINTINMVLFALALAMPLGIFGAIYLSEYGSKKSKILNAVRIASETLVGIPSIVYGLFGYLAFVIYFGFKTSFVAGGLTLAVMILPLILRSAEEALKSVPMSFREASFALGAGKLRTIFIIILPVAIPGILAGVILSIGRIVGESAALLYTSGSVAKVAGLMDSGRTLSVHMYAISSEGQHINEAYSTAMILIIIVFLINLGSNYLAKKLVKA; encoded by the coding sequence ATGAAAACAGATAGATTAACCCTTAGCCTAGCTTTTTTAATGCGTGTTTCTATGATTAGCGTTTTGCTTATTTTTCTTATTTTGATAGGCTTTATTTTTATTAAAGGGATAGCACATTTAAATTTAGAAATGTTTGCGTGGGAGTATAATAGCAATAATATCTCTATGACTCCAGCTATTATTAATACCATAAATATGGTTCTTTTTGCCCTCGCTCTTGCTATGCCGCTTGGTATTTTTGGGGCGATTTATTTGAGTGAATATGGCAGTAAAAAAAGTAAAATTCTAAATGCTGTAAGAATAGCTTCTGAGACCTTAGTAGGAATTCCTAGCATTGTTTATGGTTTATTTGGCTATTTGGCTTTTGTGATTTATTTTGGTTTTAAGACCAGTTTTGTGGCGGGGGGGCTTACTTTGGCGGTTATGATTTTACCTCTCATTTTAAGAAGTGCGGAGGAGGCTTTAAAATCTGTGCCTATGAGCTTTAGAGAGGCTAGCTTTGCTCTTGGTGCTGGGAAACTTCGCACGATTTTTATTATTATCTTACCCGTTGCGATTCCTGGGATTTTAGCGGGAGTGATTTTAAGTATAGGTAGGATAGTAGGGGAGTCTGCTGCCTTACTTTACACTTCAGGAAGCGTGGCTAAGGTAGCTGGACTTATGGATTCTGGGCGGACCTTAAGTGTGCATATGTATGCGATTTCAAGTGAGGGACAGCATATTAATGAAGCTTACAGCACGGCGATGATACTCATCATCATCGTCTTTTTAATCAATCTTGGCTCAAATTACTTAGCCAAAAAATTAGTAAAAGCGTAG
- a CDS encoding HNH endonuclease family protein yields the protein MQIDKTEIRIKELARGYTRDEESSQVVAYADSSGVARLNIRPKYQREFVYKDAQRNAVIDTILKGFPLNIMYWVRNVDFGAECEYEVLDGQQRTMSICEYVKGSFSVLWNGSSQYFHNLPEDMKEKFLDYKLDVYVCQGSESEKLEWFKTINIAGETLTNQELRNAVYASVWLSDAKRRFSKEKGVAVLKGAKYLNGSALRQEFLESAIAWIVDSRKDEKICEYMAKNAKDSRNADGLWEYFAKVIDWVEMKFEKYRKEMKGLEWGLFYNLYKDKPLDAKELESKIAELMQDDEVGNKKGVYAYVLSGDEKHLSLRAFSDSVKRAVYERQGGVCANSDGHIKGVKCPHENEKLELEQMEADHILAWSKGGKTEKENCQILCKECNRKKSAK from the coding sequence ATGCAAATAGACAAAACAGAAATTCGCATAAAAGAGCTAGCAAGGGGCTATACAAGAGATGAGGAGAGTAGCCAAGTAGTCGCCTATGCAGATTCTAGCGGAGTAGCAAGGCTTAATATCCGCCCCAAATATCAAAGGGAGTTTGTGTATAAAGACGCGCAAAGAAATGCCGTGATAGATACGATACTCAAGGGCTTTCCTTTAAATATAATGTATTGGGTGAGAAATGTGGATTTTGGTGCGGAGTGTGAATATGAAGTGCTAGATGGACAGCAAAGGACTATGAGTATATGTGAGTATGTTAAAGGGAGCTTTTCTGTGCTGTGGAATGGCAGCTCGCAGTATTTCCATAACTTGCCAGAGGATATGAAAGAAAAATTTTTAGACTATAAGCTTGATGTGTATGTGTGTCAAGGGAGTGAGAGTGAGAAGCTAGAGTGGTTTAAGACTATCAATATCGCAGGAGAGACACTGACAAACCAAGAGCTAAGAAATGCAGTATATGCGAGTGTGTGGCTAAGTGATGCAAAGAGGCGATTTTCTAAGGAAAAGGGCGTAGCAGTGCTAAAGGGAGCTAAATATCTAAATGGCAGTGCATTGCGGCAAGAATTTTTAGAGAGTGCTATTGCTTGGATAGTGGATTCTAGGAAAGATGAAAAGATTTGCGAGTATATGGCTAAAAATGCCAAAGATTCTAGGAATGCTGATGGGCTGTGGGAGTATTTTGCAAAGGTGATAGATTGGGTGGAGATGAAGTTTGAAAAATATCGCAAAGAGATGAAAGGCTTAGAATGGGGGCTTTTCTATAATCTCTATAAAGATAAGCCACTAGATGCTAAAGAGCTAGAATCTAAAATCGCAGAGCTTATGCAAGATGATGAAGTGGGGAATAAAAAGGGCGTGTATGCGTATGTGCTAAGTGGTGATGAGAAGCATTTAAGTCTAAGGGCGTTTAGCGATAGTGTAAAAAGGGCAGTGTATGAGAGGCAAGGGGGCGTGTGTGCGAATAGTGATGGGCATATAAAGGGTGTGAAATGTCCGCACGAAAATGAAAAGCTAGAGCTAGAGCAAATGGAAGCAGACCATATTCTAGCGTGGAGCAAAGGCGGAAAGACAGAAAAGGAAAATTGTCAAATATTATGCAAAGAGTGTAATAGAAAAAAGAGTGCTAAATAA
- a CDS encoding substrate-binding domain-containing protein, which produces MKKYTLGLLAGLVLSTSVMAENIYPISREQGSGTRGAFVEIFEIQKKVKDKKVDATTQKAEVTNSTGVMLTTVANSKNSIGYISLGSLNDSVKALKIDGVAPSVENINNKSYKISRPFNVVTKTTNPLIEDFLKYSTSTEAKAIVEKAGYIAAAKESFTSAKPQGKLIVAGSSSVTPLMEKLAEAYKTINPNAVIEIQQSDSTTGVNSVVEGIADIGMVSREVKDSELKKGVTPLVLAIDGLAVIVNKNNSVENLAKDSVKKIFMGELTKWQDAK; this is translated from the coding sequence ATGAAAAAATACACATTAGGTTTGTTGGCAGGATTGGTGCTTAGCACGAGTGTGATGGCTGAAAATATTTATCCTATTTCTAGGGAGCAAGGCTCTGGGACGCGTGGGGCTTTTGTGGAAATTTTTGAAATTCAAAAAAAAGTCAAAGATAAAAAAGTCGATGCGACCACTCAAAAAGCAGAAGTTACAAATTCAACAGGCGTTATGCTAACAACTGTTGCAAATTCTAAAAATTCCATAGGTTACATTTCGCTTGGCTCTTTAAATGATAGCGTTAAAGCACTTAAAATTGACGGCGTAGCACCAAGTGTAGAAAACATCAACAACAAAAGCTATAAAATTTCTCGACCTTTTAATGTCGTAACAAAAACGACTAATCCACTTATAGAGGATTTTTTAAAATATAGCACTTCAACAGAGGCAAAAGCTATCGTAGAAAAGGCAGGTTATATCGCTGCGGCAAAAGAAAGCTTTACAAGTGCAAAACCGCAGGGTAAATTAATCGTAGCGGGTTCTAGCTCGGTAACGCCTTTAATGGAAAAATTAGCAGAAGCTTATAAAACCATTAATCCTAACGCCGTGATAGAAATTCAACAAAGCGATTCTACAACAGGCGTAAATAGCGTAGTTGAGGGCATTGCGGACATTGGTATGGTAAGCCGTGAGGTTAAGGATAGTGAGCTTAAAAAGGGTGTAACTCCGCTTGTTTTAGCTATCGATGGTTTAGCAGTGATTGTGAATAAAAATAATAGTGTAGAAAATCTTGCTAAAGATTCTGTGAAAAAAATCTTTATGGGTGAGCTTACAAAATGGCAGGACGCTAAATAA
- the miaB gene encoding tRNA (N6-isopentenyl adenosine(37)-C2)-methylthiotransferase MiaB produces the protein MSAKKLFIQTLGCAMNVRDSEHIIAELTQKEDYSLTEDIKEADLILINTCSVREKPVHKLFSEVGGFEKVKKKGAKIGVCGCTASHLGEEIFRRAPYVDFVLGARNISKITQAVKTPKFVGVDLDYDESEFAFSDFRNSPYKSYINISIGCDKHCTYCIVPHTRGDEISIPFELIYNEAKKAVEKGAKEIFLLGQNVNNYGKRFRNAHKKMDFSDLLNALSEIENLRRIRFTSPHPLHMDDKFLQTFSQNEKICKSMHMPLQSGSSEILRAMKRGYSKEWYLDRALKLRELCENVSISTDIIVAFPGESEGDFEDTLDVLEKVRFEQIFSFKYSKRPLTKAATMPNQIPEEIASKRLTILQNRHAEILDEITKKQENQIFEVLFEELRANNAVAGRTDNNFLVQIQGSEEMLGAMKQVKITNAKRMVLYGEIV, from the coding sequence TTGAGTGCTAAGAAATTATTTATCCAAACTTTGGGTTGTGCGATGAATGTAAGAGATAGTGAGCATATTATCGCTGAATTAACGCAAAAGGAGGATTATAGTCTCACAGAAGATATTAAGGAGGCAGATTTAATTCTCATTAACACTTGCTCTGTGCGTGAAAAACCCGTCCATAAGCTTTTTTCAGAAGTCGGTGGCTTTGAAAAAGTGAAGAAAAAGGGTGCTAAAATAGGTGTTTGCGGTTGTACGGCTTCACATTTAGGAGAGGAAATTTTTCGTCGTGCGCCTTATGTGGATTTTGTTTTGGGAGCTAGAAATATCTCTAAAATCACGCAAGCGGTCAAAACTCCCAAATTTGTTGGGGTTGATTTAGACTATGATGAGAGTGAATTTGCTTTTAGTGATTTTCGAAATAGTCCTTACAAATCCTACATTAACATTTCCATAGGTTGCGATAAACATTGCACTTATTGCATAGTCCCACATACTAGAGGCGATGAAATTTCTATCCCTTTTGAATTGATTTATAATGAGGCTAAAAAGGCGGTAGAAAAGGGTGCGAAAGAGATATTTTTACTCGGGCAAAATGTCAATAATTATGGCAAGAGATTTAGAAATGCTCATAAAAAAATGGATTTTTCCGATTTGCTAAATGCCTTAAGTGAGATTGAAAATTTAAGACGCATTCGTTTTACGAGTCCGCATCCTTTACATATGGACGATAAATTTTTACAAACTTTTAGTCAAAATGAAAAAATTTGCAAGTCTATGCATATGCCTTTGCAAAGTGGTTCAAGTGAAATTTTAAGGGCGATGAAAAGGGGTTATAGTAAGGAGTGGTATTTAGATAGGGCTTTAAAGCTTAGAGAGCTTTGTGAAAATGTCAGCATTTCAACAGATATTATTGTGGCTTTTCCCGGGGAGAGTGAGGGAGATTTTGAGGATACTTTAGATGTTTTAGAAAAAGTGCGTTTTGAGCAAATTTTTTCTTTTAAATACTCCAAACGTCCCCTAACTAAAGCCGCTACAATGCCTAATCAAATCCCAGAAGAAATCGCCTCTAAGAGACTGACTATCTTGCAAAATCGCCACGCAGAAATTTTAGATGAAATCACAAAAAAACAAGAAAATCAAATTTTTGAAGTGCTTTTTGAAGAATTGAGGGCAAATAATGCTGTCGCAGGTCGCACGGATAATAATTTTTTAGTTCAAATTCAAGGTAGCGAAGAAATGCTAGGTGCAATGAAACAGGTGAAAATCACAAACGCAAAACGCATGGTGCTTTATGGGGAAATTGTTTAA
- a CDS encoding lysophospholipid acyltransferase family protein, with protein MGKLFKKTLLIRFVFFLQWIIFLSCFKQYRGERVDDEPCVILFWHGRLALMPFAFRHFRKKGKRAFVMISHHNDGELIARLIHFYGLNVIRGSTFKGASGALRSAFKVLEQKDDIVITPDGPRGPRHSISDGAILIAQKKSVKIRILNYEASRFWEFKSWDKMLLPKPFSKIIYSLSEPFDLANLEKDEAKALIKKEFEKICKRDSFKEQI; from the coding sequence ATGGGGAAATTGTTTAAAAAAACGCTTCTTATAAGATTTGTCTTTTTTTTGCAATGGATTATTTTTTTAAGCTGTTTTAAGCAATATCGTGGCGAAAGAGTCGATGATGAGCCTTGCGTTATCCTCTTTTGGCATGGACGCCTTGCTTTAATGCCTTTTGCTTTTAGGCATTTTAGAAAGAAAGGCAAAAGAGCTTTTGTGATGATTTCTCATCATAATGATGGGGAATTAATCGCTAGACTTATCCATTTTTATGGTTTAAATGTGATAAGAGGTAGCACATTTAAAGGTGCAAGCGGTGCTTTGCGGTCTGCTTTTAAAGTATTAGAACAAAAAGACGATATAGTTATAACGCCCGATGGTCCAAGAGGTCCAAGACATAGCATTTCAGATGGAGCGATTTTAATCGCACAGAAAAAAAGTGTTAAGATAAGAATTTTAAACTATGAAGCAAGTCGCTTTTGGGAATTTAAAAGCTGGGATAAAATGCTTTTACCTAAGCCTTTTAGTAAAATAATTTATAGTTTAAGTGAGCCTTTTGATCTTGCAAATTTAGAAAAAGATGAGGCTAAGGCTTTGATTAAAAAAGAATTTGAAAAAATTTGCAAACGCGATAGTTTTAAGGAGCAGATATGA
- the pdxA gene encoding 4-hydroxythreonine-4-phosphate dehydrogenase, with product MKVAISIGDLNGISLELVLKSHKKLSQICTPYYFLHESLLKQGLRLLKKEKIALNLVEFSHAKISKFEKVKEDKKVKIFSFQTPLSLKLDTNFTLKPGKIDMQSGAYSFLSFEAACAFTYQKHAAALITLPIHKKAWNLTGISFKGHTDALRSFYGKNAIMMLGCKKLFVGLFSEHIALKEVSSKIKLEPLTQFLVDFYQESGFKKIGVLGFNPHAGDFGVIGDGEESIIEEAIKSANLRLQKEIYLPQILVADSAFTPNSLKKCSRLVAMYHDLALAPLKALYFEKSVNISLNLPIIRTSVDHGTAFDKAYQNVKISTKSYKEAVKIALSLAKKRKKI from the coding sequence ATGAAAGTGGCTATCAGCATAGGTGATTTAAATGGCATAAGTTTGGAGCTCGTGCTTAAGAGCCATAAAAAACTTAGTCAAATTTGCACACCATACTATTTTTTACACGAAAGTCTTTTAAAGCAAGGCTTAAGGCTTTTAAAAAAGGAAAAAATAGCCTTAAACTTAGTTGAATTTAGCCACGCAAAAATAAGTAAATTCGAAAAGGTGAAAGAAGATAAAAAGGTGAAAATCTTTTCTTTTCAAACTCCGCTTTCTTTAAAACTGGATACAAATTTTACTCTTAAACCCGGTAAGATTGATATGCAAAGTGGGGCATATAGTTTTTTGAGTTTTGAGGCAGCTTGTGCTTTTACCTATCAAAAACACGCCGCAGCCCTCATTACCCTACCTATTCATAAAAAAGCTTGGAATTTGACTGGAATTTCTTTCAAGGGACACACGGACGCACTAAGAAGCTTTTATGGGAAAAATGCTATTATGATGTTAGGTTGCAAAAAGCTTTTTGTAGGGCTTTTTAGTGAGCATATTGCTTTAAAAGAGGTTTCAAGCAAAATTAAGCTTGAGCCTTTAACACAATTTTTGGTTGATTTCTATCAGGAAAGTGGTTTTAAGAAAATTGGCGTCTTGGGTTTTAATCCTCACGCTGGGGATTTTGGAGTGATAGGAGATGGGGAGGAGAGCATTATAGAGGAGGCGATTAAGTCTGCAAATTTGCGTCTTCAAAAAGAAATTTATTTACCTCAAATTCTAGTCGCAGATAGTGCCTTTACGCCAAATTCGCTTAAAAAATGTTCGCGTTTAGTGGCAATGTATCACGATCTAGCTCTTGCTCCACTTAAGGCTTTATATTTTGAAAAAAGCGTTAATATAAGTTTAAATTTACCTATTATCCGCACTAGTGTCGATCACGGAACGGCTTTTGATAAAGCATATCAAAATGTAAAAATTAGCACAAAAAGTTATAAAGAAGCTGTTAAAATAGCTCTTAGTTTGGCAAAGAAAAGAAAGAAGATATAA
- the nusA gene encoding transcription termination factor NusA, which yields MEKIADIIESIANEKNLELESVKDKVITALINTAKKIYGEEYEFFVDNKTLSLYQKILIVGDDDERLNENKESFIAISKAKKEVKDVEIGDELTYECSLENLGRTAVNTLHKELEYHIQKLLEQTIFEKYKNKVGQMVFGSVVRVDSEENTYIEIDELRAFLPRKNRIKGEKFKVGDVVKAVIRRVYTDKGIKMELSRTSPKFLECLLEAEVPEIKDGLVSVVKCARIPGERAKIILQANSSNIDPVGATVGVKGVRINAVSKEIHNENIDCIEYSSENEILIARALAPAIINSVKIEDKTAIVSLNSEQKSKAIGKNGINIRLTSMLSGFEIELKELGAKTMSNEEAMKNLQDLFKI from the coding sequence ATGGAAAAAATAGCAGACATCATAGAGTCCATAGCTAATGAAAAAAATTTAGAACTTGAAAGCGTAAAAGATAAGGTCATTACGGCACTTATAAACACAGCAAAAAAAATTTATGGCGAGGAATATGAATTTTTTGTCGATAATAAAACGCTTAGTCTGTATCAAAAAATTCTAATCGTAGGCGATGATGATGAAAGATTAAATGAAAATAAAGAAAGTTTTATAGCCATTTCTAAAGCCAAAAAAGAGGTAAAAGATGTAGAAATAGGCGATGAATTAACCTATGAATGCTCTTTAGAAAATTTGGGTCGCACAGCGGTCAATACCCTGCATAAAGAACTAGAATATCACATTCAAAAGCTTTTGGAGCAAACTATTTTTGAGAAATATAAAAACAAAGTCGGTCAAATGGTCTTTGGTAGTGTTGTGCGTGTAGATAGCGAGGAAAATACCTATATAGAAATTGACGAACTAAGAGCCTTTTTACCGCGTAAAAACCGCATTAAAGGCGAAAAATTTAAGGTCGGTGATGTGGTAAAAGCCGTTATCCGCCGTGTTTATACAGATAAAGGCATCAAAATGGAACTTTCAAGGACTAGTCCTAAATTTTTAGAATGCTTACTTGAAGCTGAAGTGCCTGAAATTAAAGACGGACTTGTAAGCGTTGTAAAATGTGCTAGAATTCCTGGTGAAAGAGCAAAAATTATCCTTCAAGCAAATAGTTCAAATATCGATCCAGTTGGTGCTACTGTGGGAGTTAAAGGCGTGAGAATTAATGCTGTAAGTAAAGAAATTCATAATGAAAATATAGACTGCATAGAATATTCAAGCGAAAATGAAATCTTAATCGCTCGTGCCCTAGCTCCAGCCATTATCAACTCTGTTAAAATCGAAGATAAGACAGCCATAGTCAGTCTTAATAGCGAACAAAAAAGCAAAGCCATAGGAAAAAATGGCATTAACATACGCCTTACTTCTATGCTAAGTGGTTTTGAAATCGAACTTAAAGAACTTGGAGCCAAAACAATGAGCAATGAAGAAGCGATGAAAAACTTACAAGATTTATTTAAAATTTAA
- a CDS encoding adenine-specific methyltransferase EcoRI family protein, with protein sequence MAKILNNNLHNAKKNKKDEFYTQLSDIENELQHYKAHFKDKIVYCNCDDPLQSAFFEYFFKNFKWLDLKALITTCYKSQNYREVSTEDSPKKAYAIKIHRDDAIKDELINPQKHSIDDVDKVLSQMHPLSEVEATLSLSASKSQSQETLKAFENNKHKLFENFRAELESDPKDLQATQNKSTKSYKEPSLFPLDEDKGLNNAGDFRSKDCIELLKLADIVVTNPPFSLFREYVAQLVEYKKKFLVIGNKNAITYKETFSLIKENKIWLGITSANVFLKPNENRTGFILTKQVNGLTRWFSNLENKKRNEILETIASYKKNPEQYPKYDNYDAINVDKTIEIPLDYDGVMGVPITFLDKHNSKQFEILGLDNHLLKNGLGAGCNSINGKKIYRRIIIRKIAEVDELRKQEQEKM encoded by the coding sequence ATGGCAAAAATATTAAATAACAATCTCCACAATGCAAAGAAAAATAAAAAAGATGAGTTCTACACGCAACTAAGCGATATAGAAAATGAGCTGCAACACTACAAAGCACATTTTAAAGATAAAATCGTGTATTGCAACTGCGATGACCCACTGCAAAGTGCCTTTTTTGAATACTTTTTCAAAAATTTCAAATGGCTTGACTTAAAGGCTCTCATCACCACTTGCTATAAAAGTCAAAATTATAGAGAAGTAAGCACAGAAGATTCCCCCAAAAAAGCCTATGCGATAAAAATCCACAGAGATGATGCGATAAAAGATGAGCTTATCAACCCACAAAAGCACTCCATTGATGATGTAGATAAAGTTTTATCCCAAATGCACCCACTAAGCGAAGTGGAAGCTACTCTCTCTCTCTCTGCTAGCAAATCGCAGTCCCAAGAAACGCTAAAAGCCTTTGAAAACAACAAGCACAAGCTTTTTGAAAACTTTAGAGCCGAGCTAGAATCTGACCCCAAAGATTTACAAGCCACACAAAACAAAAGCACAAAATCCTACAAAGAGCCTAGCCTTTTCCCACTTGATGAAGATAAAGGGCTAAATAATGCAGGGGATTTTAGGAGCAAAGACTGCATAGAGCTACTTAAACTTGCAGATATTGTCGTTACAAATCCGCCTTTTTCGCTTTTCCGTGAGTATGTCGCACAATTAGTGGAGTATAAAAAGAAGTTTTTAGTTATAGGGAATAAAAATGCCATTACTTATAAAGAGACTTTTTCCTTAATCAAAGAAAACAAAATATGGCTAGGGATAACTTCCGCAAATGTCTTTTTAAAGCCTAATGAAAATCGCACAGGCTTTATACTTACCAAGCAAGTAAATGGGCTTACAAGGTGGTTTTCAAATTTGGAAAACAAAAAACGCAATGAGATTCTAGAAACCATCGCTAGTTACAAAAAGAATCCAGAGCAATACCCAAAGTATGATAATTATGACGCTATCAATGTGGATAAAACCATTGAGATTCCGCTAGATTATGATGGGGTTATGGGCGTGCCGATAACTTTCTTAGACAAACATAATTCTAAGCAGTTTGAGATTTTGGGGCTTGATAATCATTTGCTTAAAAATGGACTAGGTGCTGGGTGTAATAGTATCAATGGTAAAAAAATTTATAGGCGGATTATTATCCGCAAAATCGCCGAAGTCGATGAGCTAAGAAAGCAAGAGCAAGAAAAAATGTAA
- a CDS encoding HP0268 family nuclease, whose protein sequence is MDLKLARNLINDKPKNISLSKIEDAVEKEGQKFFYFDKENSHKQLIALVEHFEKKGLNVYHRIIRYGLDEQDYMYEVHIL, encoded by the coding sequence ATGGACTTAAAATTAGCAAGAAATTTGATCAATGACAAGCCTAAAAATATAAGCTTGAGTAAGATTGAGGATGCGGTGGAGAAGGAAGGGCAGAAATTTTTTTATTTTGATAAAGAAAATTCGCACAAGCAACTCATCGCTTTAGTGGAACATTTTGAAAAAAAAGGTTTAAATGTCTATCATAGAATTATTCGCTATGGGCTTGATGAGCAAGATTATATGTATGAGGTGCATATTCTTTGA